The DNA region CACGGAACGCTTGTTGCTTGATCAGCTCTAGTTCTTCTTTAGTGGCAATGTTTAAAATGTCGATATGTTCGTCTGTGATTAACGGGTCTCCTAAGTCGTCATTTTTGTAATAAAACTCAATAATTGGGCGTTTCAGCGTTATCCCTTCTGCTATACCAAGACGCTTTGCTAAACTACCCGCTAACACATTACGAACAACGACTTCTAACGGAATAATCGTCACACGTTTGACAAGCTGCTCATAATCGGATAGTTGCTTGATAAAATGATTGGCAATTCCTTCTTCTTGTAATCTTCCGAAAATAACGCTTGTAATTTGATTATTTAACGCACCTTTCCCTTGAATAACCGCTTTTTTCTCCCCGTTGAAGGCGGTCGCTTCATCTTTGTACTCGACCCATAGCACTTGATCTTCTGTTGTCGCAAAAATTTTCTTCGCCTTTCCTTCGTAAAGAAGCGCTTGTTTTTCCATCGAGCGAACCTCCATATTAGGAAAATTAGAAATCTTCTGTCTAAAAATTTTAGGGGTGGAAGGGGAGAACCCCTTCCTGTCAACATTAGTCGTTTAAACCGAGGCGTTCAAAGATGGTGTCGACATGTTTTAAATGATAGTTGTAATCAAAACAATCATCGATTTCTTTCTTCGAAAGTTTCGCCGTAATTGTTTCATCTTGCTCAATTAACTGACGAAACGGAACTTGTAATTCCCACGCTTTCATCGCATTTGGTTGAACCGTATCATACGCTTCTTCACGTGTCATTCCTTTGTCGATTAAAGCTAACAGCACTCGTTGAGAATAAATAAGACCTAACGTTTTTTCCATATTACGCTTCATATTTTCTGGAAAAACAGTTAAGTTTTTGATGATATTTCCAAAACGGTTAAGCATGTAGTTTAAAGCGATCGTTGCATCCGGTAAGATGATCCGTTCAGCAGATGAATGCGAGATATCTCGCTCGTGCCAAAGTGGGACGTTTTCATACGCTGTCATCATATAGCCTCGAATGACCCGAGCCATACCGGTCATATTTTCTGAACCGATCGGATTCCGTTTATGCGGCATCGCTGAAGATCCCTTTTGGCCTTTGGCGAAAAATTCTTCCACTTCGCGTGTTTCACTTTTTTGTAGTCCGCGAATTTCCACTGCAAACTTTTCAATGGACGTGGCAATTAAGGCAATTGTAGCTAAGTAATGCGCATGGCGGTCCCGTTGCAACGTTTGCGTGGAAATAGGTGCTGGTTCTAAGCCAAGTTTTTCACACACATACGCTTCTACAAACGGGTCGATATTGGCATATGTTCCAACCGCACCGGAAATTTTTCCGACTTGAACCCCTTTAGCCGCTTGTTTAAAGCGCTCTAGATTGCGCTTCATTTCTTCATACCAAAGAGCTAACTTCAGTCCAAACGTTGTCGGTTCGGCATGCACTCCGTGGGTGCGTCCCATCATGACGGTATATTTATGTTCCTTCGCTTTTTGACGTAAGATCTCTATGAAGTTTTCTAAGTCTTTTAATAAAATTTCGTTGGCTTGTTTTAACAAATACGAAAGGGCTGTATCAACGACATCTGTTGAAGTAAGTCCGTAGTGAACCCATTTGCGTTCTTCTCCTAATGTTTCAGAAACCGCTCGAGTAAACGCAACAACGTCATGGCGCGTTTCTTCTTCGATCTCTTTTATACGAGCGACGTCAAACGACGCGTTTTCGCGAATTTTTTGGACGTCTTCTTTTGGAATCACTCCAAGTTCTGCCCAAGCTTCACACGCTAAAATTTCTACCTCTAACCAAGCGCGGAATCGATTTTCTTCTGTCCAAATCGCTCCCATTTCAGGTCGAGTATAACGTTCAATCATGCTTTTTTTCCTCCGATTCTTTCTTTCATCCAAATTTGACTTTGATTAATTTCTTCTAGTGTTCGATCCACATCGTCTGTTAAAACGGTAATATGGCCCATCTTTCGATTCGTTTTCGCTTCCTTTTTTCCGTAAAGATGGAACGACCAATGTGGATAGCGACCAATTCGCTGAATAGCTTCCTCCATATGTTGCCCTAATACA from Bacillus sp. (in: firmicutes) includes:
- a CDS encoding phosphoribosylaminoimidazolesuccinocarboxamide synthase, producing the protein MEKQALLYEGKAKKIFATTEDQVLWVEYKDEATAFNGEKKAVIQGKGALNNQITSVIFGRLQEEGIANHFIKQLSDYEQLVKRVTIIPLEVVVRNVLAGSLAKRLGIAEGITLKRPIIEFYYKNDDLGDPLITDEHIDILNIATKEELELIKQQAFRVNDVLKQLFSKLNVRLIDFKLEFGKDAAGTILLADEISPDTCRLWDKETNQKLDKDVFRRDLGTLTEAYEEILNRLGGTETCTK
- the purB gene encoding adenylosuccinate lyase, which translates into the protein MIERYTRPEMGAIWTEENRFRAWLEVEILACEAWAELGVIPKEDVQKIRENASFDVARIKEIEEETRHDVVAFTRAVSETLGEERKWVHYGLTSTDVVDTALSYLLKQANEILLKDLENFIEILRQKAKEHKYTVMMGRTHGVHAEPTTFGLKLALWYEEMKRNLERFKQAAKGVQVGKISGAVGTYANIDPFVEAYVCEKLGLEPAPISTQTLQRDRHAHYLATIALIATSIEKFAVEIRGLQKSETREVEEFFAKGQKGSSAMPHKRNPIGSENMTGMARVIRGYMMTAYENVPLWHERDISHSSAERIILPDATIALNYMLNRFGNIIKNLTVFPENMKRNMEKTLGLIYSQRVLLALIDKGMTREEAYDTVQPNAMKAWELQVPFRQLIEQDETITAKLSKKEIDDCFDYNYHLKHVDTIFERLGLND